In the genome of Oncorhynchus gorbuscha isolate QuinsamMale2020 ecotype Even-year linkage group LG05, OgorEven_v1.0, whole genome shotgun sequence, the window tggatcagagaatcaccagcagcaagagcgacatcattgatgtgtacagagaagagagtcagcccgagaattgaaccctgtggcacccccatagagagtgCCAGAGGTCCAGAAAACAGGCCATGAGGCGGTAGAGCAATCACTCCATTGATGTTCTTCTCATGGCACCACCTTACCATTCCTAAATCTCTGATTTATGCATGTGTGGAAAAAAAGAGTGCATTTTTCTAACAGGGAGAAGGTGGATCAGCAGTGCAGGTGACCGATTGTTTGACCACAAGTCAGAGTTGTTTGATATCGTTGAAACTTGTTTTGCTATTGCAGAAATGTTGTAAGAGGTTAATGGGAAATGACGGCGAGTAGTGTGGACTAAATGGAGAAAAAGTTTGAGAAGCAACAGCTGTGCTGGAATGCGAACAACATGGGTGTCCGTTCTGATGGTATCGAGCGGGAGGATGAGGGTCAAGGGCCGGAATGATTGGTTGTGGAAAGACATACATTTAcgttacatttaagtcatttagcagacgctcttatccagagcgacttacaaattggtgcattcaccttatgacatccagtggaacagccactttacaatagtgcaactaaatcttttaaggggggggtgagaaggattactttatcctatcctaggtattccttaaagaggtggggtttcaggtgtctccggaaggtggtgattgactccgctgtcctggcgtcgtgagggagtttgttccaccattggggggccagagcagcgaacagttttgactgggctgagcgcgaactgtacttcctcagtggtagggaggcgagcaggccagaggtggatgaacgcagtgcccttgtttgggtgtagggcctgatcagagcctggaggtactgaggtgccgttcccctcacagctccgtaggcaagcaccatggtcttgtagcggatgtgagcttcaactggaagccagtggagagagcggaggagcggggtgacgtgagagaacttgggaaggttgaacaccagacgggctgcggcgttctggatgagttgtagggggttaatggcacaggcagggagcccagccaacagcgagttgcagtaatccagacgggagatgacaagtgcatggattaggacctgcgccgcttcctgtgtgaggcagggtcgtactctgcggatgttgtagagcatgaacctacaggaacgggccaccgccttgatgttagttgagaacgacagggtgttgtccaggatcacgccaaggttcttagcgctctgggaggaggacacaatggagttgtcaaccgtgatggcgagatcatggaacgggcagtccttccccgggaggaagagcagctccgtcttgccgaggttcagcttgaggtggtgatctggtcatcagaaggaagaagagagatcatgaTACAGAAAGCAGTGGAGTGTCtagtaaataaagcataaagaggGCCAAGGTAGGAAGCAAGAGTAGTGATTGTTGGAGTGGAAAGTGGTGATAGTGTTTGATGAGACCACAGAGCCTCACACCCTGTCCGGCTAACTAATGCTGTAGATAAAGAGGTAGATGAAGTGAAATTAGCCGGGTTCATTGGAAATGGTAGATTGTTAATATTGTGTGGTAGCCAGGCTCAGCAAGAGAATATTTTGAACATGGAAAAGCTTAATGGGAAGAAGATTAAAAGCCATTTTCCTGGTGCTTATGCTAGGTTGAGGGGAGTCATCACTGGTTTCCCAATATCTATGTCCACAGATGATATTAAAGAAAATgtgaagggaggcagagagattgAGGCCAAAAGGTTGATCGGTAGGAAAGAGGGTCAAATAAGTGAAAGCTTATCAGTGATGCTGAGGTTTGAGAGTTTTGCTGGGAAAAGTTGAGAAAGGATTCCTTAGTTTCAACGTTAGAGAATTTGTATTATTTGCAGTGCAGTGTTTTAAATTCCAAAGAATGGGACATGCAGCTGCTCAATGTAAAGGAAAGAAAATGTGTGCCAAGTATGGAGGGGAACATGATTACAGTGAATGTGGAAGCAATGTGAAGGTTAAGTGCACTAATTGTGAGGAGAACACAGTGCAgaatttggtggatgccaggtacCGAGAGAGGCTCAGAGATATAGGATCAGTCATGATGTGTCGTATGCAGAGGCCATAAAACATGTTGGTAGAACTACACTGGGGACTGATGGAGCTTAAATGAatgtacctgtagtaagtggacctactgtcagGACTGGTGCTTCTGATGGTCCTGGCAGGGTTTTGAGGCCTGTTCAGAAATCTTGTGGTTATGAATGTGCGGTGTCAAATGACACGTTAATAATGAATAAAGTTGACTTCATAGGTTTTATTGGTAAGGTTAACAATGTAACTTTGGTTGTGGAAAGCAGAAATGCCAGGTTGAAGGTTATTGTGGAGACTCCAAAAGAGATATTGTGGGTAACagatgttactgttgaaatggttgttgacatgctgaacAATCCTAAGGGTGGAGTGTTTCAACATGATATAGATCTAGTTCTATGGGGTTGGGGAGGGTGTGGTAGAAGTTATGATTTATTTGGTTTTGAATTTTATTTTCATGGTAGTACAGAATTGGGCAGATCATTCCAGCACAGTAGGTGACGGCATGCACTTTAACGATTGTTTGCGGACTGCCATGATATCATAGAAGAAGAAGATGAGGCGGTGTTGCATTCCGGAACAATTATCCTGTGGGACATAGCTTATATCGTGACGTGGTTGGAGTGATAGAAATAAACTACATTAGTGAACGATCTGTAGTTATGGACTAATTCAGTTGGTATTTTACTCTCAACATATGTCAAACAGTGCAGTCTTGTCTGGTAAGTAAGTACGACAAATTAACTTTAGCTAACTCCGTCGTCGAAAGAACACGAGTTGTTGTTGTAACGTTAGCCAGCTCTCTATGAAGTGGGATCGCATTTAGATTCATTCATCCAGTGTCAAATTGCTCTTCATCTCGCcaggaaaataaaataaataatttagcTATCGAGCTAGCAATCGGTGtgagctaactaactaaccagcaATATTGATGAAAATCCAGTATATGACGTAGCGGTGCATGTCGACTTATTTCAAAGATATATGTTTAACTAACCCTTGTTCCGTCTGATTCTATCGTGGTAATGTTAACTAGTTTAGCAGTCGTTTAGATTGTAGAATATGTGGCACTGTGTGTAGTAGGCTATCTTACAGAGTATGTCCTTTGTGGCTATATGCTTGGTTTGCTTTGGCTCATGTGATTTGAATTGTTTCCCTTTCTTGGCAGGCAGGCATTGAGACCTCTTGGCATTGTGGTTCTTGTTGATTTGAGGCTTCTGCGCGGGGACACGCCTTTCATCCTTAGCGCGGTGACTCTCTGTCCCTGCGTCATCATGAAGCTGTACAGCCTCAGCGTCCTCCACAAAGGAGCGACAAAATCCAACCTCCTTAAATCTGCCTATGACCTATCCTCCTTTAGCTTCTTCCAACGCTCCAGGTGGGTCTTCCTCTTGGCACCTGGGTGCATTTTAATAGTCTAAAGGTGATTCCCCTCAATCTCCACTGATCTGAAGACAGGATATATGAAAGCACTGTGCGATGGACTCCGACTGGGAATATTCTGTCACCTGTCCAGTTCTTGtacatcagtgcagatgaaggagaaGATGACTTCCCTGTCATTAATAGTATCCTGTCATGGTTTAACAGAATTCATTAGAATTGACAAGAACACCAACACTGTTTTCACcattgtctgtgtgtttggttttGGCAGTGTCCAAGAGTTCATGACCTTCACCAGCGCCTTGATTGTGGAGCGTTCTGCACACGGCAGCCGAGCCTCAGTCAAAGAACAAGGTGAACTCCTGACACACTGGGCCATAGCATTTGGCGGTGTtctgatttttttatttaataaatgtatttaacattaatttaactaggcaagtcagttaagaacaaattcttatttacaatgatggcctaccaaaaggcaaaaggcctcatGCGGGGCTGggattgaaaataaaataaaatatataggacaaaacacacatcactacaatagagacaacactacacaaagagagacctaagacaacaacatagcaaggcagcaacacataacagcacagcatggtagcaacacatgtcaacaacatggcagcagcacaacatggtacaaacattgttgggcaaagggcaagaaggtagagacaacaatacatcacacaaagcagccacaactgtcagtaagagtgtccatgactgagtctttgaatgaagagattgagataaaactgacCAGTTAGAAGTTTCTTCTACTTGTTGCTGAAGCGATTGTCCCGTTCTGCACTTGGGCTGTGGAAGAACCCCGCGTCCATGTTATAAGTTAAGAAAGATGTAAAAGTGGGTGATGGTGGAGCCTGGAGAAAAACCTGCTCACAGTGCTGTCTTCGACCTGCTCACAGGAGGTTATTCCTATAATTCCTACCCTCTCCCTCCAGAGTACCTGTGCCACGTGTATGTGAGGAATGACAGTCTGAGTGCAGTGGTGATAGCAGACAGCGAGTACCCTCAAAGGGTCGCCTTCACACTACTAGACAAGGTGGGTAGAGATGATGTGCAGAGAGATACATTATTCCCTTAGTGGAGAATATTAATCTCTGGTCTGGGTCTTGTTCATCTCAAGTTGTCTTCCAGAGTTATTGCTCCTCACCAGGCCCTTTCAGTATCTGTTTCAGCATTTAATGCAGGGATCCTCTGAACTAAGAAGAAATGGTGTATGATTATAGATGTATTTTCAAAATTTGCAACCCACCTCTCACTTGACCAGGACTCACTTTGGGTCTCGACCCATAGTTTAAATAAATATGATTGAATGGTTTGATGTTTGATCATGCAGGTGCTAGAGGAGTTCTCCAGACAAGTGGACAGCATCGACTGGCCATCTGGAACCCCTGAAACCATCAACTACAAAGCTCTGGACATCCACCTGGCCAAGTACCAGGTACACATGGCATCCTGTCTCTAAAATGACACACaacaaacattacacatacaattAAATAACTTTGAAGAACACTTGAATATCCACGATTGTGATAGTTTGACGGAGTCTGTGTTTTCTCCTCAGAACCCCAGAGAGGCAGATGCTATGACCAAAGTGCAGGCTGAACTGGACGAGACAAAGATCATTCTGGTAAGTCTCTTCAGTcgacactctctcacataaccacaTCTCTGAGAATCTCTCACATAATGGGCAAACTTGAGATAAGCTAATATAATTGCCTGAGATTTGTGTGAAAAACTGTCTCTATTCTGGATTCTCAACCTTACTTTCTTTTGCTATGGATTCTTAACATGATTTTCCCCATATAGGACACTGAAACTTGCACTACTGCATGTCTAACACTGCTAGTGCCTGTGGTTGGTGTGATGCTGTATATGAAGTGTGGTGTGATTGTCTCTGCAGCACAACACCATGGAGTCTCTGTTGGAAAGAGGGGAGAAGCTGGATGATCTGGTGCAGAAGTCTGAACACCTGGGGAACCAGTCTAAAGCCTTTTATAAGACTGTAAGTACTGTAGTGACTGTGGACTGAGCTCTCCGGTTCAAACTGTCATTGCATTTTAGATGAAACTTGGGCTATTTTTAGGCTTTATAAAAACGGAGTGGCTGCTGGTCCGACTTTTCTTCTTGACAGTTTAGAAGCTTCTGCATGTGAAGGATTCTCTACTCTACTTTCTACTGATCTCTTCATTCGGTAGTTCAGAGAACAGACTACTCTAACGAATGGTGAATGGTGCGCTGTTAATAGTTATATCAAAGCGGAATCAATGTCTGCAAGTTCACAATGATCGTATCCTACATAACAGAACCAAATATAATTGCATAGTATAACATTACTGTAACAACACCTCATTTCTTTGGATTTTAGGATGATTGTGCGAATCGTTGCATTTTTCTCTCGTGGCCTAAAACTCAAGGCAAAGTTTTAGGCCACGAGGCAAAGTAGGTGCGCTGATTGAAACTAAACACAGGTATGCTACAGTTGAACACCATTTGCTCTAATATTTGCTCACTGTACATAATTCAAAACAACAATCTAGGCTAATTTGAAACAACACTGTGGAACTCAAGATCTAAATTAATTTCCTTATGAAACTGATTGCGATCAAATAGTTGGTGTGCAGAAGCTGAATGGATGTTTCACCTGTAAAACTTGAAGAATTATAATTCCAGATCGACAGTCAGAAATGTGAAGGGAAGGTGACCACAAATTTGTGTGCGCAGAACGTGATTCGGATCATCAGCTGTGATGAAAAGTGATCCGGGACGGGGTTACTTACAGATCTGCCTTTTTAAAACTCTTTATTAAGACTCATTTTCTTCACGGCGGTAGCCGCCTCCGTGTGCAATTGATGTAGTAATTGCTAATCAATCACTCTCTGTTTTCTATCCCACAGGCACGGAAGCAGAACTCATGCTGCGAGGTCATGTAATGACTGTGAACTGTCCTTTTAAACACAGCTCTTGGCCTTTCTGCTCATCCTACAACTCCCATCATGCCCCAGCCTCCAGGAGATAGAATGGCCTCCGCTCAGTCACTGGGAGGGCACAGAGGCAGTTGGGTGGGGGGGTTGGCAGGGGAAATTATTATATTTATTTGCTTCATTGTAACCTCTCAAAAGGCATTGAGGTGGTTCATAGCCAGCCAGGATGTGGTCCATCAATAACGTGTTGTTTGTATCTTTGGTGGTTTGTTCTTTGAAAAAAGTCTTAAAGCGTTTCCTGAATTTCAGCCTGTATCAGAATCTTGTGttttgaaggaggagagattaagTTCTCATGCTTGGCTTTAAAGCAACCCTGACAATCTCGCTCTGTTCTATGTAGTAACTCACAGCTAACGTTAAAACAAGAGATTTCTGGAACCCAGGATCTGCTGGTGTTCTCGTAAAGGTCTTGTAGTGTCGTCATATTTTATTTTCCCACTAGATGGTGCTGTTTCCTCACATTCGTAGTTCAGGTATATTCAGTTACATATTTAAAGGGCCTCTGTATCCTGGAGGAATTATATTCTATGTATTGTGATTTGGGGGAGCAGTGGCTGTTTGTAACTGGGTCTGAGACATCAGAACTCCATGATCAAATTGCTCATTTCCACAGAATGTTTTAGCGTAGTGATTTAATCGTATTgaatcatgtttttttttgtggagGCATGTGAAAACTTTGAAAAATGTCCGAGTTTTTGATTGGTATTGCTCGTGCGGATGGGCTTGTTAAACTAAATTGGGTAGCCTGTACTTAGAAAGCAGTGTGTAGTGATGTCTTATTGAGCCTTATTGAATTATGGGTTACATTGAAGTCCTGCTGTGTATGAGTATGTGGTATGAAAGGCAGGTCTTGCAGTGTCCTACTGGAGTTACGCTGTAATCCCTCCaaagctttttttaaatgttgtgtttCACAGAGTAGgctaaaaaaaaaagtgtttgttGTCCGAACTATTGATATATATAAAAACTGGATTGTTGACACTATGTATTGACTATTGAGAGGTTTTGAAGCCACTGGTTGGCCATATTGGTACTCCCCAGTAGGAatagtcctccataggaattattgaaattctacagtatttcaattacaTTTTTCAAGGACAAAGTTACATATAttgaaatgtttttgttgtaAGATTAGTAATCTCTAAAAAATGATACTTtaaagaattttttttttttttttcattttgtatttttatgttttgctcacataatttaaaagtatgcatttAAGGTGTCTGTTGTAGAATAAATGCagcaaaaacaaatgtagacattaataaatgaaTTTCTATAGattccaaaatattttttataatgctggggagtgccaagatggagacATGCTAGCTTTAACACAGTGCCCCCTATTAGTCATGTAGTGTTTATCTAAATCATTGGTCTGTCTGGATGCAGTCTTAAGATGGCTCTCACAATGAATCAGCCATCACCCACCCACCAATGGGTTCTGATCATAGAGCTAGATATAGGACACCTTTTTAGCTGTGCCATTATAGCGCATGTCACAGCATAGGCAGCACCACTGAGGCTGCAACCCGTAGGAATACTCACCCAGTTGACTATTTTAAAATGGCGGAAgtatggtggaagccctcaatgacGCTGCCAATGCTAAAATagcattttggccactagaggccttTATCATTCTCTATAGTTATGAGAGGTAATTTATGCTTGATCAGAAAGTGTGGTCGGAAACTCCGTATGGAGATGTGACATAATTGCAGAGCATCCGGAGGCACGCTGAGGCCAAATTGTTGGACaaagcgagatggagagaggcctTTGATATTTTATATGTAGTTTATCTTGCTGCTTTATTTTGT includes:
- the LOC124036536 gene encoding synaptobrevin homolog YKT6, whose translation is MKLYSLSVLHKGATKSNLLKSAYDLSSFSFFQRSSVQEFMTFTSALIVERSAHGSRASVKEQEYLCHVYVRNDSLSAVVIADSEYPQRVAFTLLDKVLEEFSRQVDSIDWPSGTPETINYKALDIHLAKYQNPREADAMTKVQAELDETKIILHNTMESLLERGEKLDDLVQKSEHLGNQSKAFYKTARKQNSCCEVM